From the Phycisphaerales bacterium AB-hyl4 genome, one window contains:
- the typA gene encoding translational GTPase TypA, translating to MSADHLRNVAIIAHVDHGKTTLVDQLLYQSGMFRNEDLDKLAGGQHGLVMDSNDLERERGITILAKNCAVAYTTPDGEKYKINLIDTPGHADFGGEVERVLKMADGVLLVVDAFEGPMPQTRFVLGKALEHKLKPVVVVNKIDRPDARPDDVVNEVFDLLVELEADDESLDFPVIYASAKEGWASRDVDERGENMKVLYDAIIEQVPAPSPEEADATAPPQMLVTSLDYSDYVGRIAIGRVFAGTLKPGMQVTVIDRAGKHTQQRILKTLQFSGLGRVDVDHVVAGDICAIVGLDPIDIGNTIACAESPEALPVIEIDEPTLHMTFRVNDSPFAGREGQYVTSRQIAARLEKELRSNVALRVEQGETPEQFRVSGRGLMHIGVVIENMRREGFELAIGKPRVITKEVDGKTHEPVELLVVDCPSECQSSVMSLVGDRRAELLKMDAKAGTSGFAHMEFTIPARGLMGLRSRMLTATQGRAIMHHVLLRYEPLRGEIPGAERSQGVLISSEAGQVTAYALDALYDRGFFFVSPGDQVYEGQVIGEHNRENDLVVNAVKGKKLSNVRASGKDDAAQVRPARKMSLEACLEYIDEDELVEVTPESIRIRKKLIKESDRRRDQRRAKSLAEA from the coding sequence ATGTCCGCTGACCATCTGCGCAACGTCGCCATTATCGCCCACGTCGACCATGGCAAAACCACACTCGTAGACCAACTTCTTTACCAGTCGGGCATGTTCCGCAACGAGGATCTGGACAAGCTCGCCGGCGGGCAGCATGGCCTGGTCATGGACTCGAACGACCTGGAGCGGGAGCGTGGGATCACGATTCTCGCAAAGAACTGTGCCGTGGCGTACACCACGCCTGACGGCGAGAAGTACAAGATCAACCTGATCGACACGCCGGGCCACGCCGACTTCGGCGGCGAGGTGGAGCGCGTGCTGAAGATGGCGGACGGCGTGCTGCTTGTGGTCGATGCATTTGAAGGGCCGATGCCGCAGACGCGGTTCGTGCTGGGCAAGGCGTTGGAGCACAAGCTCAAGCCGGTTGTGGTGGTGAACAAGATCGATCGGCCGGACGCTCGGCCGGACGACGTGGTCAACGAAGTGTTCGACCTGTTGGTGGAATTGGAAGCCGACGACGAGTCGCTGGACTTTCCGGTGATCTACGCGTCGGCGAAGGAAGGCTGGGCGTCGCGCGATGTTGACGAACGTGGCGAGAACATGAAGGTGCTTTACGACGCGATCATCGAGCAGGTGCCCGCCCCCTCGCCGGAGGAGGCGGACGCGACGGCCCCGCCGCAGATGTTGGTGACGTCGTTGGACTACAGCGATTATGTGGGTCGCATCGCGATCGGGCGTGTGTTTGCAGGCACGTTGAAGCCGGGTATGCAGGTGACGGTGATCGACCGTGCGGGCAAGCACACACAGCAGCGCATTTTGAAGACATTGCAGTTCAGCGGGCTCGGCCGAGTTGATGTGGATCACGTGGTGGCGGGCGACATCTGTGCCATCGTAGGCCTGGACCCGATCGACATTGGCAACACGATCGCGTGTGCGGAGTCGCCGGAGGCGTTGCCGGTGATTGAGATTGACGAGCCGACGCTGCACATGACATTTCGTGTGAACGACTCGCCGTTCGCCGGTCGTGAAGGCCAGTACGTGACGAGTCGGCAGATCGCGGCGCGGCTGGAGAAGGAGCTGCGTTCGAACGTGGCGTTGCGTGTGGAGCAGGGCGAGACGCCGGAGCAGTTCCGCGTGTCGGGCCGTGGGCTGATGCACATTGGCGTGGTGATTGAGAACATGCGCCGCGAAGGGTTTGAGTTGGCGATCGGCAAGCCGCGCGTGATCACGAAAGAGGTTGATGGCAAGACGCATGAGCCGGTCGAACTGCTGGTGGTCGACTGTCCAAGCGAGTGCCAGAGCAGCGTGATGTCGCTGGTGGGCGATCGACGGGCGGAGCTGTTGAAGATGGATGCGAAGGCGGGTACGAGCGGCTTCGCGCACATGGAGTTCACCATTCCCGCTCGTGGGTTGATGGGGCTTCGCAGCCGAATGCTGACCGCGACGCAGGGTCGAGCGATCATGCACCACGTGCTGCTGCGGTATGAGCCGCTGCGTGGTGAGATTCCCGGAGCCGAGCGATCGCAGGGCGTGCTCATCAGCTCGGAAGCGGGTCAGGTGACGGCTTACGCGTTGGATGCGCTGTACGACCGCGGGTTCTTTTTTGTCAGCCCGGGCGATCAGGTCTACGAAGGCCAAGTCATCGGCGAGCACAACCGCGAGAACGACCTGGTGGTGAACGCGGTCAAGGGCAAGAAGCTCAGCAACGTTCGCGCGTCGGGTAAGGACGATGCGGCACAGGTTCGGCCGGCGCGGAAGATGTCGCTGGAAGCGTGCCTGGAATACATCGACGAAGACGAGTTGGTGGAGGTGACGCCGGAGTCGATCCGCATTCGCAAGAAGCTGATCAAGGAGTCGGACCGTCGTCGCGACCAGCGGCGGGCGAAGAGCCTGGCCGAGGCGTGA
- a CDS encoding efflux RND transporter periplasmic adaptor subunit: MAAEGEGKQGRRRWWSARPWVVTVVSLAVAVVLLAVVVVVILISTGAGDEAAAAPVRAMSVRVVAVEAAEGYEVVRQFVGQVEPARQSAVGFELSGMMAELLVDEGDTVERGQVLARLDTARLEARRHELEASLREARARTELAEQTYERTTEAAEHDAVSSREVDEARSELATAEAAEARAEASLTTLEVDLRKSELVSPFDAVVARRMVDEGQVASEGAAVFELLDRHWPRVRVGLAGDAVRRYAAGDVVSVQVNGETVAAEVRSLLPVRERATRMVDVLLVLDGELNDLRRGDTAVLSVERQVAGAGYWLPLSALTEGARGLWACYVVETDGGAARVSRRDVELLYQDGERAFVRGALAEGQRVVADGLHRLTPGQVVRVADEP, encoded by the coding sequence TGGTTGTGATTTTGATCAGCACGGGAGCGGGTGACGAAGCGGCGGCAGCGCCGGTGCGGGCGATGTCGGTGCGCGTGGTGGCGGTGGAAGCGGCGGAGGGGTACGAGGTGGTGCGGCAGTTTGTCGGGCAGGTCGAGCCGGCCCGCCAGAGTGCGGTGGGTTTTGAACTGTCGGGCATGATGGCGGAGTTGTTGGTAGACGAAGGCGATACGGTCGAGCGTGGGCAGGTGCTGGCTCGACTGGACACGGCCCGGCTGGAAGCTCGCCGGCATGAGTTGGAGGCATCGTTGCGCGAGGCGCGAGCACGCACGGAGCTGGCGGAGCAGACGTACGAGCGGACGACGGAGGCGGCAGAGCATGACGCGGTGTCGTCGCGCGAGGTGGATGAGGCGCGGAGCGAACTGGCGACGGCGGAAGCGGCGGAGGCGCGGGCGGAGGCGTCGCTGACGACGTTGGAAGTTGATTTAAGGAAGAGCGAACTGGTGTCGCCGTTTGATGCGGTGGTGGCGAGGCGGATGGTGGACGAGGGGCAGGTGGCGAGTGAGGGGGCGGCCGTGTTTGAGCTGCTGGACCGGCATTGGCCTCGCGTGCGTGTGGGGCTGGCGGGGGATGCGGTACGGCGGTATGCGGCGGGCGATGTGGTGTCGGTGCAGGTGAATGGCGAGACGGTGGCGGCCGAGGTGCGGTCGCTGCTGCCGGTGCGCGAGCGGGCGACGCGGATGGTGGATGTGCTGCTCGTGCTCGATGGCGAGTTGAACGATTTGCGTCGCGGGGACACGGCGGTGCTGAGCGTTGAGCGACAGGTGGCGGGGGCAGGGTATTGGCTGCCGTTGTCGGCGCTGACGGAGGGGGCACGCGGGTTGTGGGCTTGCTATGTGGTTGAGACGGATGGCGGAGCGGCGCGGGTGTCACGGCGGGACGTGGAGTTGCTGTATCAGGATGGCGAACGCGCGTTCGTGAGGGGGGCGTTGGCGGAGGGTCAGCGTGTGGTGGCGGATGGGTTGCATCGATTGACGCCGGGGCAGGTGGTGCGGGTGGCGGACGAGCCGTAG
- a CDS encoding efflux RND transporter permease subunit: MALEDHSLATLFIRNRHLLWLSIVVVAVAGVSALLALPRLEDPRMVNRFPLVITQSPGYSAQRVEALVTEPVERVLREVPEIREFVSTSSDGLSLVAVVLHDWVGEGQNEQVFSKMRDRLAEVQRELPAEASRPQLEDQRGAVAETLIVALTWREGEPAMGVLRRQAEVLADRLRAVPGTELVRLAGEPSEQITVVVDDEALALAGLTPGALAQRLIDADVKQPAGIARSGRSDIQLEVTGELDSVQRVRNVAVRDGEAGSVLRVGDVADVRRTWRDPPETIALANGERAVLVAARMGSDQQTDRWARAARAAVERFRVEVGDGVGVDIRFDQSTYTAERLGQLGWNLLAGAGVVMLVILVLMGARFSLLVGAALPMSAGLTLFGLLVLGGTLQQMSMFGMIIATGLLIDNAIVMTDEVRKRLEAGMAARAAVRETVEYLFFPLLSSTLTTMLAFAPIALLPGPAGDFVSPIAIAVMLALASSFLLAFTVIPALAALLGAKAAARADKRWWRDGVRSDWLTDRYRAGLQHAFATPAIGIGLACLLPVAGFALMPSMGTAFFPPVDRDMFHVRFWLSDDASLERTAEVAQRMEAVMRDDAGVADVDWMIGGGYPPVFYNVIYGYDGARHFGQAIVTSRSDADTARLVPALQAALNDHFPEAQVVVDAFGQGPPSEAEVELRIHGPSIAVLQTLGDQLRLMLQSHAEVVHTQVSLPRGRPKLWLDADEDEAMLAGLTLDDLARQLEGSLEGIAAGSVIEQIEQMPVYVRYDDAHRREMSRLSSMRFLHPQGEGWVPLSALGELRLRPELPTVTRYNGQRFNSVQGYTRAGALSIDVANDVRKMLDASDFTLPDGYWLELGGDAEQQDQAVGNLMQYAPVLIAMAITTLVLTFRSVLLALLLITVAMLSVGLSVGVTWVWGLSFSFNTMLGAMGLIGVAFNNSIVVLNAIRKHPQAHAGDVDAVAERVVDCSRHLISTTLTTIGGFVPLLIFVGGAFWPSLAIVLAGGVGGSMILAILFTPAVYVLARRVRGVWVEPTPTPVATGGAT; the protein is encoded by the coding sequence ATGGCGTTGGAAGATCATTCGCTGGCGACGTTGTTCATTCGCAACCGGCATCTGCTGTGGTTGTCGATTGTGGTGGTCGCGGTGGCGGGGGTGTCGGCGTTGCTGGCGCTGCCGCGGCTGGAAGACCCGCGGATGGTGAATCGGTTTCCGCTGGTGATTACGCAGTCGCCGGGCTATTCGGCGCAGCGGGTCGAGGCGCTGGTGACCGAGCCGGTGGAACGGGTGCTGCGGGAGGTGCCGGAGATTCGTGAGTTTGTGTCGACGTCGAGCGACGGGTTGTCGCTGGTGGCGGTGGTGTTGCATGACTGGGTTGGCGAGGGACAGAACGAGCAGGTGTTCAGCAAGATGCGCGATCGGCTGGCGGAGGTGCAGCGTGAGCTGCCTGCCGAGGCGAGTCGGCCGCAGTTGGAAGATCAGCGGGGCGCGGTGGCGGAGACGTTGATTGTTGCGTTGACGTGGCGGGAAGGCGAGCCGGCGATGGGGGTGTTGCGTCGGCAAGCGGAGGTGTTGGCGGACCGGTTGCGGGCGGTGCCGGGGACGGAACTGGTTCGGTTGGCGGGTGAGCCGAGCGAGCAGATTACGGTGGTGGTGGATGATGAGGCGTTGGCGTTGGCGGGGCTGACGCCTGGTGCGCTGGCGCAGCGGTTGATTGATGCGGACGTGAAGCAGCCGGCGGGCATCGCTCGGTCGGGGCGGTCGGACATTCAACTGGAAGTCACGGGCGAGCTGGACTCGGTGCAGCGCGTTCGCAACGTGGCGGTGCGCGACGGTGAGGCGGGCAGCGTGCTGCGGGTGGGTGATGTGGCGGATGTACGGCGGACGTGGCGTGATCCGCCGGAGACAATCGCGCTGGCGAACGGCGAGCGGGCGGTGCTGGTGGCGGCGCGCATGGGGAGCGATCAACAGACAGACCGATGGGCCCGCGCGGCCCGCGCTGCGGTCGAGCGGTTTCGTGTTGAAGTGGGTGACGGGGTTGGGGTTGATATTCGTTTCGATCAGAGTACGTACACGGCCGAGCGGTTGGGGCAACTTGGTTGGAACCTGCTCGCGGGCGCGGGCGTGGTGATGCTGGTGATTCTTGTGTTGATGGGCGCCCGGTTTTCGCTGCTGGTGGGCGCGGCGCTGCCGATGTCGGCGGGGCTGACGTTGTTCGGCCTGCTCGTGCTCGGCGGGACGCTGCAGCAGATGTCGATGTTCGGCATGATCATCGCAACGGGGCTGCTGATCGACAACGCGATCGTGATGACGGACGAGGTGCGCAAACGCCTTGAAGCGGGCATGGCGGCGCGGGCGGCGGTGCGCGAGACGGTGGAGTATCTGTTTTTCCCGCTGCTTTCGTCGACGTTGACGACGATGCTCGCGTTTGCGCCGATCGCGCTGCTGCCGGGGCCGGCGGGCGATTTTGTCAGCCCGATCGCCATTGCGGTGATGCTGGCGCTGGCGTCGTCGTTTCTGCTCGCCTTTACGGTGATCCCGGCGTTGGCGGCGCTGCTTGGTGCGAAGGCGGCGGCACGTGCGGATAAGCGGTGGTGGCGTGACGGGGTGCGCAGTGACTGGCTGACGGATCGCTACCGTGCGGGATTGCAGCATGCGTTTGCGACGCCGGCGATCGGCATCGGCCTGGCGTGTCTGTTGCCAGTAGCGGGCTTCGCGCTGATGCCGAGTATGGGAACTGCGTTTTTCCCTCCGGTCGATCGTGACATGTTTCATGTGCGCTTCTGGCTGAGCGATGATGCGTCGCTTGAGCGTACCGCCGAGGTCGCGCAGCGTATGGAAGCGGTGATGCGCGACGACGCGGGTGTGGCGGACGTTGATTGGATGATCGGCGGCGGTTATCCGCCGGTGTTTTACAACGTGATCTATGGCTACGACGGCGCGCGACATTTCGGGCAGGCGATCGTCACCAGTCGATCCGACGCGGACACCGCTCGACTCGTGCCCGCGCTGCAGGCCGCGTTGAACGACCACTTCCCCGAGGCGCAGGTGGTGGTGGATGCGTTCGGCCAGGGGCCGCCGAGCGAGGCGGAGGTGGAACTGCGCATCCACGGCCCGAGCATCGCCGTGTTGCAAACGCTTGGCGATCAACTGCGGCTGATGTTGCAGTCACATGCGGAGGTTGTGCACACACAGGTCAGTTTGCCGCGTGGTCGGCCGAAGCTGTGGCTTGATGCGGATGAGGATGAAGCGATGCTCGCGGGGCTGACGTTGGATGACCTTGCCCGCCAGCTTGAAGGCTCGCTTGAGGGGATCGCGGCAGGGAGCGTGATCGAGCAGATCGAGCAGATGCCGGTGTATGTTCGCTATGACGACGCGCATCGGCGGGAGATGTCGAGGTTGTCGTCGATGCGATTTTTGCATCCGCAGGGTGAGGGGTGGGTGCCGCTGTCGGCGTTGGGCGAGCTGCGGTTGCGGCCTGAGCTGCCGACGGTGACAAGGTACAACGGGCAGCGGTTCAACTCGGTGCAGGGGTACACGCGAGCGGGGGCGCTGTCGATTGATGTGGCGAACGATGTGCGGAAGATGCTCGATGCGAGCGACTTTACCTTGCCCGACGGCTACTGGCTTGAACTGGGCGGTGATGCGGAGCAGCAGGACCAGGCGGTAGGCAACCTGATGCAGTACGCGCCGGTGCTGATCGCGATGGCGATCACGACGTTGGTGCTCACGTTTCGCAGTGTGTTGCTGGCGCTGCTGCTGATTACGGTGGCGATGTTGAGCGTAGGGCTGTCGGTGGGGGTGACGTGGGTGTGGGGTCTGTCATTCAGCTTCAACACGATGCTCGGGGCGATGGGGTTGATCGGGGTGGCGTTTAACAACAGCATCGTGGTGCTTAACGCGATCCGCAAACATCCGCAGGCGCACGCGGGGGATGTGGATGCGGTGGCGGAGCGTGTGGTGGATTGTTCGCGGCATTTGATATCGACGACGTTGACGACGATCGGCGGGTTTGTGCCGTTGCTGATTTTTGTTGGTGGTGCGTTCTGGCCGTCGCTGGCGATTGTGCTGGCCGGGGGCGTGGGTGGGTCGATGATATTGGCGATTTTGTTTACGCCTGCGGTGTATGTGCTGGCGCGGCGGGTGCGCGGGGTGTGGGTGGAGCCAACGCCGACGCCGGTTGCAACGGGAGGTGCGACGTGA
- the ilvB gene encoding biosynthetic-type acetolactate synthase large subunit, with protein sequence MQPTTNNLTAHDVTAPHGTLTDKYVGMTGAQIFHEMMREHEVKHMFGYPGGAILPVFDAIHESKQFHFVLSRHEQGAGHMAEGYARASGKVGVVLVTSGPGATNTVTALQDALMDGTPIIVFSGQVATSAIGTDAFQEADVTGITRPCTKWNVLVKNVRDLPRAINQAFHIATTGRPGPVLVDLPKDVTAAVLNEPVYDQPHLPGYHIREAGTSSEIERAAELINNAQRPLLYVGQGAILSNAYNVLGECARKAGIPVTTTLHGLGAFDETDDLSLHMVGMHGSAYANWAMRDADVIISVGARFDDRVTGNPKKFAPGARAAEREGRGGLIHFDIAPENINKAIPVTIGVEGDARKNLELLLPLLTSPDRKPWLDQLTTWKNDHPFRYNADEREFHMKPQAVIEELYKQTGGDAVLTTGVGQHQMWAAQFYKFKHPRQWITSGGLGTMGYGVPASVGAKLAVDALLDGKPVINIDGDGSFCMTAMEMVTAAQYKIAAKTIILNNDFQGMVKQWQDLFYEERYSHTQMHNPDFVALTNAMNCKGFRVTNLADLPKVMAEFLAHDGPAVLDALVEKHEHVYPMLPAGKTADDMVLGPPGGWA encoded by the coding sequence ATGCAACCGACCACCAACAACCTCACCGCACACGACGTCACCGCCCCCCACGGCACGCTCACCGACAAATACGTCGGCATGACCGGCGCACAGATCTTCCACGAAATGATGCGCGAACATGAAGTCAAACACATGTTCGGCTATCCCGGCGGCGCGATCCTCCCCGTCTTCGACGCTATCCACGAATCCAAGCAGTTCCACTTCGTCCTCTCACGACACGAACAGGGCGCCGGCCACATGGCCGAGGGCTACGCCCGCGCCTCCGGCAAGGTCGGCGTTGTCCTCGTCACCTCCGGCCCCGGCGCGACCAACACCGTCACCGCCCTCCAAGATGCCCTGATGGACGGCACGCCCATCATCGTCTTCTCCGGCCAGGTCGCCACCAGCGCCATCGGCACCGACGCCTTCCAGGAAGCCGACGTCACCGGCATCACACGCCCCTGCACCAAGTGGAACGTGCTCGTCAAAAACGTCCGCGACCTCCCCCGCGCCATCAACCAGGCCTTCCACATTGCCACCACCGGTCGGCCCGGCCCCGTGCTCGTCGACCTGCCCAAAGACGTCACCGCCGCTGTGCTCAACGAGCCGGTCTACGACCAGCCTCACCTGCCCGGCTACCACATCCGCGAAGCCGGCACGTCCAGCGAAATCGAACGCGCCGCGGAACTGATCAACAACGCCCAGCGACCCCTGCTCTACGTCGGCCAGGGCGCGATCCTCTCCAATGCCTACAACGTGCTCGGCGAGTGTGCCCGCAAAGCCGGCATCCCCGTCACCACCACGCTGCACGGCCTCGGTGCGTTCGACGAAACCGACGACCTCAGCCTTCACATGGTCGGCATGCACGGCTCGGCCTACGCCAACTGGGCCATGCGCGACGCCGACGTCATCATCTCCGTCGGCGCACGCTTTGACGACCGCGTCACCGGCAACCCCAAGAAGTTCGCGCCCGGCGCACGCGCCGCCGAACGCGAAGGCCGCGGCGGTCTCATCCACTTCGACATCGCCCCGGAGAACATCAACAAAGCCATCCCCGTCACCATCGGCGTGGAAGGCGACGCCCGCAAAAACCTTGAGCTGCTCCTGCCGCTGCTCACATCGCCCGACCGTAAGCCGTGGCTCGACCAGCTCACCACGTGGAAGAACGATCACCCGTTCCGCTACAACGCCGACGAGCGTGAGTTCCACATGAAGCCCCAGGCCGTCATCGAAGAACTCTACAAGCAGACCGGCGGCGACGCCGTGCTCACCACCGGCGTCGGCCAGCACCAGATGTGGGCCGCCCAGTTCTACAAGTTCAAGCATCCACGCCAGTGGATCACCTCCGGCGGCCTGGGCACGATGGGCTACGGCGTGCCCGCCAGTGTCGGCGCGAAGCTCGCCGTCGACGCCCTGCTCGACGGCAAGCCCGTCATCAATATCGATGGCGACGGCAGCTTCTGCATGACCGCGATGGAAATGGTCACCGCTGCCCAATACAAAATCGCCGCCAAGACCATCATCCTCAACAACGACTTCCAGGGCATGGTCAAGCAGTGGCAGGACTTGTTCTACGAAGAACGCTACAGCCACACGCAAATGCACAACCCCGACTTTGTCGCACTGACCAACGCGATGAACTGCAAGGGCTTCCGCGTCACGAACCTGGCCGACCTGCCCAAGGTCATGGCCGAGTTCCTCGCCCACGACGGCCCGGCCGTGCTCGACGCGCTCGTTGAAAAACACGAGCACGTCTACCCCATGCTCCCCGCCGGCAAGACCGCCGACGACATGGTCCTCGGCCCCCCCGGCGGCTGGGCATAA
- a CDS encoding DUF2617 family protein, producing the protein MVYRRALHPELFDLQARRTDRHGDYEIEAWATPGGHVARFQTGGQVLTETVLDAGDHLPETGLVHALPCLGEKDYELEPDGKIGYVTTIQTESLTDNLYNATLREMEDFVRETGSLSHSWNDHAGVPCLTALDVQKYKREFHIQSYHLFGSNGMVLRTQSIFEII; encoded by the coding sequence ATGGTATACCGCCGCGCCCTTCACCCCGAACTATTCGATCTCCAAGCCCGCCGGACCGACCGGCACGGCGATTATGAGATCGAAGCCTGGGCCACCCCCGGCGGCCACGTCGCTCGGTTCCAGACCGGCGGCCAGGTTCTCACCGAAACCGTCCTCGACGCAGGCGACCACCTGCCCGAGACCGGCCTGGTCCACGCCTTGCCCTGCCTCGGCGAAAAAGACTACGAACTCGAGCCCGATGGCAAGATCGGCTACGTCACCACCATCCAGACCGAGTCGCTCACCGACAACCTCTACAACGCCACCCTGCGCGAAATGGAGGACTTCGTCCGTGAGACCGGCTCCCTCAGCCACAGCTGGAACGACCATGCCGGCGTCCCCTGCCTCACCGCACTCGACGTACAGAAGTACAAACGAGAGTTTCACATTCAGAGCTACCACCTGTTCGGCAGCAATGGCATGGTTCTCCGGACCCAGTCGATCTTCGAAATTATCTAA
- a CDS encoding efflux transporter outer membrane subunit — translation MKRVAFVWAFAWVALLAGGCTVGPSYEQPTVEMPTAWSGDAAVVGDEGEAVAGPMASPSVAWWAVFGDPQLSEMVERAVAGNHDIELARLRVREARAQRQAVAGSRWPSVEAGADYRRFRESETAPRPGQAPTPDTPGSGGQAGGGSQTANLFSVGFDASWEVDVFGGTRRRVEAVDAQVDAAVEGGHGTLLTVVGEVVRNYVELRGTQREWATLQETLRLQRRTLELVERRHAAGLSPRLDVTRAQSQVERVEADLPTVRSQLQAGAYRLAVLLGESPTALLDELLETEPVAWEPVAAPMGVPSELLRRRPDLRQAERELAAATAEVGVATAALYPRLFVIGSAGLESDAANMLIDAGSGVFAIGPSLSLPLFEGGRLRAELLGEEVRRDAAWVRLEQAVLLALEEVEAAAARYVQSDRGARRTADVVASTEQSAELALRLYEQGLSDFLAVLDAERELAEARRQQAQRQTAVMVELGALYKALGGGWAVDDE, via the coding sequence GTGAAACGTGTCGCGTTTGTATGGGCGTTTGCGTGGGTGGCGTTGTTAGCGGGCGGCTGCACGGTCGGGCCGAGCTATGAGCAGCCGACGGTGGAGATGCCGACGGCGTGGTCGGGTGATGCAGCGGTGGTTGGGGATGAGGGTGAGGCGGTGGCGGGGCCGATGGCGTCGCCGAGCGTTGCGTGGTGGGCGGTGTTTGGCGATCCGCAGTTGAGCGAGATGGTCGAGCGGGCGGTGGCGGGGAATCATGACATCGAACTGGCGCGGCTGCGCGTGCGTGAGGCGCGGGCGCAACGGCAGGCGGTGGCGGGATCGCGTTGGCCGAGCGTTGAGGCGGGGGCGGACTATCGGCGATTTCGTGAAAGCGAAACCGCGCCGCGGCCGGGCCAGGCGCCGACACCCGACACGCCGGGGTCGGGCGGTCAGGCGGGCGGCGGTTCGCAGACGGCGAACCTGTTCAGCGTCGGCTTTGATGCGTCGTGGGAGGTGGATGTGTTCGGCGGGACGCGCCGACGGGTCGAGGCGGTGGATGCCCAGGTTGATGCGGCGGTGGAAGGTGGACACGGCACGTTGCTCACCGTGGTGGGCGAGGTGGTGCGGAATTACGTTGAGCTGCGCGGTACGCAACGCGAGTGGGCGACGTTGCAGGAAACGCTTCGATTACAGCGGCGGACGTTGGAACTGGTCGAACGGCGGCATGCGGCGGGGTTGTCGCCGCGGTTGGATGTGACGCGAGCGCAGTCGCAGGTGGAGCGTGTGGAGGCGGACTTGCCGACGGTGCGGTCGCAGTTGCAGGCGGGGGCGTATCGGTTGGCGGTGTTGTTGGGTGAGTCGCCGACGGCGTTGCTGGATGAGCTGCTTGAGACGGAGCCGGTGGCATGGGAGCCGGTCGCGGCGCCGATGGGCGTGCCGTCGGAATTGCTGCGGCGTCGGCCGGACCTGCGGCAGGCGGAGCGCGAGCTGGCAGCGGCGACGGCGGAGGTGGGCGTGGCGACGGCGGCACTGTATCCGCGGTTGTTCGTCATCGGCAGTGCGGGGCTGGAGAGTGATGCGGCGAATATGTTGATCGACGCGGGCAGCGGTGTGTTTGCGATCGGGCCTTCGCTATCGCTGCCGTTGTTCGAGGGCGGGCGATTGCGGGCGGAGTTGCTGGGCGAAGAGGTGCGGCGCGACGCGGCGTGGGTGCGGCTGGAGCAGGCGGTGTTACTGGCGTTGGAGGAAGTGGAGGCAGCGGCGGCGCGGTACGTGCAAAGCGATCGTGGGGCGCGGCGGACGGCCGACGTGGTGGCGTCTACGGAGCAGTCGGCCGAGCTTGCGCTGCGGCTGTACGAGCAGGGGTTGAGCGACTTTCTCGCGGTGCTGGATGCGGAGCGCGAGCTGGCGGAGGCACGTCGGCAGCAGGCGCAGCGGCAGACGGCGGTGATGGTCGAGCTTGGGGCGCTGTATAAGGCGCTGGGTGGCGGTTGGGCCGTGGATGATGAATAA